In one window of Synergistaceae bacterium DNA:
- a CDS encoding ECF transporter S component translates to MRTKDIAFLSMLSALAFVAVMLVKIPIMPSAPFLKFDVKDAVILIGGLLYGPLAGLGVSFIVALLQMVLTGEAGIIGFVMNLLSTASFVCTASAVYKFNKSRKGLALGLAVGCVLMTASMLMWNYIVTPIFMGVPRHVVGSMLLTVFLPFNLIKGAINSVIVLLCLRPVLAAVSAMES, encoded by the coding sequence ATGCGTACTAAGGATATAGCTTTTCTGTCGATGTTGTCTGCGCTGGCGTTTGTTGCTGTGATGCTGGTGAAGATTCCGATCATGCCGTCAGCTCCGTTCCTGAAGTTCGACGTTAAGGACGCGGTCATACTGATAGGCGGACTGCTCTACGGGCCTCTTGCGGGGCTGGGGGTGTCGTTCATCGTTGCGCTGCTGCAGATGGTGCTGACCGGCGAGGCTGGGATAATCGGCTTCGTGATGAACCTGCTCTCGACAGCATCGTTCGTGTGCACGGCTTCGGCGGTCTACAAGTTCAACAAGTCGCGGAAAGGCCTTGCGCTTGGCCTGGCGGTCGGGTGCGTGCTGATGACGGCATCAATGCTGATGTGGAACTACATCGTTACGCCGATCTTCATGGGAGTGCCCAGACACGTTGTGGGCTCGATGCTGCTGACTGTGTTCCTGCCGTTCAACCTCATCAAGGGCGCGATAAACTCGGTGATAGTTCTGCTGTGCCTGCGTCCGGTTCTTGCGGCTGTGTCCGCA
- the yfcE gene encoding phosphodiesterase, translated as MNIMIASDLHGSAKYCREMMAAFVREEPDKLLLLGDLLYHGPRNALPGEYDTKAVAEMLNGIKSKVLCVRGNCDCEVDQMMLDFPIMAEYCLLFAVNKVIFATHGHVFNKRNLPEADILLHGHTHVPAWEDLGGGKLYVNPGSVSIPKDGSRHSYMMLTDDGMFWKDLAGGEVYHTEKL; from the coding sequence ATGAACATAATGATAGCGTCGGACCTTCACGGTTCGGCCAAGTACTGCAGGGAGATGATGGCGGCTTTTGTCCGTGAGGAGCCGGACAAGCTCCTGCTTCTGGGCGACCTGCTCTATCACGGCCCACGCAACGCCCTTCCGGGTGAGTACGACACAAAGGCGGTTGCGGAGATGCTCAACGGAATCAAAAGCAAGGTTCTGTGCGTCAGGGGGAACTGCGACTGCGAGGTTGACCAGATGATGCTGGACTTCCCGATAATGGCGGAATATTGCCTGCTGTTCGCCGTGAACAAAGTTATCTTCGCGACGCACGGACACGTCTTCAACAAGAGAAATCTTCCTGAGGCGGATATACTTCTTCACGGACACACTCACGTTCCGGCGTGGGAGGACTTGGGCGGCGGGAAGCTGTACGTGAATCCCGGCTCTGTATCTATCCCTAAAGACGGTAGCAGGCACAGTTACATGATGCTGACCGACGATGGGATGTTCTGGAAGGATTTAGCGGGCGGGGAAGTCTACCACACCGAGAAGCTGTGA